From Coturnix japonica isolate 7356 chromosome 1, Coturnix japonica 2.1, whole genome shotgun sequence, the proteins below share one genomic window:
- the TMEM60 gene encoding transmembrane protein 60 has product MRMSLAQRVLLTWLFTLLFLIMLVLKLDEKAPWNWFLIFIPVWIFDTILLVMLIVKMAGRCKSGFDPRNGSQNIKKKTWYLIAMLLKLAFCLALCAKLQQFTTMKLAYVFIPLWALLIGGMIELGYNIFYVRRD; this is encoded by the coding sequence ATGAGAATGTCCCTGGCACAAAGAGTACTACTGACATGGCTTTTTACGTTACTCTTCCTCATCATGCTGGTGCTGAAGTTGGATGAGAAAGCACCATGGAACTGGTTCCTCATTTTCATTCCAGTCTGGATATTTGATACTATTCTTTTAGTTATGTTAATTGTAAAGATGGCTGGACGTTGCAAGTCTGGCTTTGACCCTCGCAATGGCTCCCAGAACATCAAGAAGAAAACCTGGTATCTCATTGCAATGCTGCTTAAATTAGCCTTCTGCCTTGCACTCTGTGCTAAGCTGCAGCAATTCACCACAATGAAACTAGCCTATGTATTTATCCCATTGTGGGCCTTGCTTATTGGGGGTATGATTGAACTCGGCTACAATATTTTCTATGTAAGAAGAGACTAA